Below is a genomic region from Sorghum bicolor cultivar BTx623 chromosome 9, Sorghum_bicolor_NCBIv3, whole genome shotgun sequence.
GGCCTAGGATGTGTATTCAAATTTCAAAGGGtactctttatttatagcctaaATCTTTACATGAGCCTCAAATTGAGTTACTGAGACACTTATTTCGCTGCTGCTGCGACAGTAAAAATGATGACATCTGAACCTGTTACACATCACTACAACACGTACGGGCACCCTGCTGTCCCActcccatcatcatcatctgatTATTCTATGTTTTCAACGACCTCAGCATCCTCCCCAGCCTTCGCCATTTCAACCTTAACAGAAGAAGGTTCTCCGGAAGCGGCATTGCTCGTGGATTCCTTCTTGCTAGCAGCGCCAACTCCCTTATTCATCCCCCTCCTACTCGTCCTGAGCTTCTCTGCCCACACCCCAACGCCCTCAGCAGCATCCTCCCCACCCTTGGCCATTTCAATCTTCACAGAAGGTTCCGCGGAAGCGGCATTGTCTGTCGTCGTCGATTCCTTCTTGCTAGCAGCGCCAAATCCCTTCAACCCCTTCTCAGACCCCCTCCTACTCGTCTTGACCTTCTCTGCCCACACCAGGACGCCCTTCTGCACATGATCGTTGAAGATCTCCTTCTTGTAGCAGCTCCCCATCTTTCGTGCAAAAAGGGAGCAAAGCATTTAATCATGCATCGGAATAGGAGTTTTTGAGGATAACAGTCTGTATAAACAATGCGTATCTGAAGTCTGAAAACGCTGGCGTACCTGAGTTACAATTGCATACAGAGGCAGGGTGACGTAGCTACATATAAGCTGAATAACAACCCTTCAAGTACAAGGCGTGTCAAGAGAAACTGAGACTTGCATTTTCCCTATGGCATGAATGGACAATAGCTGGAGGAGTTTGAAATGATTAAAAATACCCCATGACAAGCCTCGTCGCGATGAAACCAACAGACTCCATGATGCATGAGTCGAATCCGTAAGTTGTCTAGAAACATTAATAAAGGAGGGTCAACAATGCTGTTTGTGATGAGTTACCACATCTCCGTGCGCtttacaaatggtgcattgaaaATGCTTACCAGTATCCAGAAGAAAAACGCAATCTCAAATGAGTTCTGAAACAGGATGAAGTGGATCAGGTAAAGGATAATCCTAGGCTTGCCGAACCAGAAGTGTTCATCTGATGGTTTTACGATCACATCGTCCTCGATAGCTGTGTGCTTCTTAGCTACATCATGGACTAGCTCAGCTATGATGTGCTCCAGCTTAGTGCCAACAGCTAACAGAAGCTGAAACAAGTAAAGAGTTGTCCAGTAAGCAGGTAATACTAACTAGGCACGCATTGGTCAAGGATCATCAACAGTTAATAATTCACTTCATCAGGACGCTGAGAAAATCAGTACACGGTGAAAGGGTACCAGGTTTGGTTCCCCTGTAAAGGCCAAGCTAAAATGGTGAACATCAGGCAAGTATGACATATTTCTCCAATGCAAGAGTTTATGGGTCCTTTTTAGCGATCTTCATAATTTAGACATTAGAGAAAAAACTAGATTGACACTTTAAAACAACAAAATATAAGCATTTTTTTCGAACACGCAGGAGATCCACATATGTCATTATATTAAGCAAGGAGAAAAATACGAGATACGAAGCGGTAGTGTgcggagaaaagaaaaatatgagcACTTACAATAAGGGGAAGGAAAGAAATCCAGAAGTATACGTGCCAACCTGCAGATTAATGGAAATGAGTGGTAAGTTGTTTTCAGAAGCTTAAATACATACTGAAATATTACAACAATACCGCTGTCAGTTGAACAGGACAAATTAACTCGTCCTGCACAAAGACAGGGCAGGAAAATAGAAATAATAATGGCCTTTCTGTGTTAACATAGGATAGCTAAGTTTTACCGTCAACATTCAGGAATAGAAATATCACCACGAAGATCCACAAGTACCAGCTAAAAAAAGGGAATAGAAACAACATGGTTATGTTTTTTATTCAGGAAAGAAGATCTgcatcaaactttaaaaagaatATATAGACATGTCTACCACTCATTGAATTACCTGATGCCTACTACTTTCCTAAAATCAGCTTCTAAAGCCCTTACCATGTATCCAtagaaatcaaattttgggttgGAAGGGCAGTGAGTCTGTAATGAGGGGAAAAAAAAACCATGTTTACAGGCCAGGAAAGAACACAATATGTCAATATTAGCTTATCATCTGGGCAGATGCTTACCATGATAAAACCATGACGCATTGTGTTGTAATCTGATTTAGATACCGCTCTATAAAACTGCTTAAGAAAAGAATGCTGAAaaagaaaggaaagtgaaggctaaTAAGTTCACCAACGCAGTCTTTTGTAAGAAGTTCACCAATAGTAATAGAAAGCAATTGCCACAAGAtaataaaaaaaacatgtaTGCAAACTTGACTAATAAACGAAGTTAGGCAACATAAGATAGAAGATAAAAGAAGACATGAAATGCATTACTTACCAGCCAACTCGATATTATAGAATCTTTACCGAATTCGTCATGGGTTACCTTCTTATGCCCTGAAATTTCAGTCCATTTTATATTCAACAAAAATATAAGTGACTCTTCTTTTGCGAGTAAAAATAAACATATGAACATCTTTTTTTAAATAAACCAGGCAGAAGAGCTGGCTATATTAAAAAGAAGTTCAATCCAGACTGGATAATAAAACAAGAGAAACCCAATAGAGCAACATGATTCCACTGACAACTAAAAACAACTGCACCAAATGGTTGGACTGGAACATCAACAGGGCCCAAACAACATATACTAGGCTATTTATATCCTTATGGAAGTACCAAGAGGGCAAGAGGTACCCCAAATTATAATTAGGGAGACACCAACACCAAAAGTACTGTAGTAAATAGCACCTTAATCAGTACCGCAAATACTAAATTTTGATACCTCCCATGTTATATATAGTTTTGGTACCTTTTCAAGGATCATAAAAGACCAGCGAAACAAAGAAGCTCCTTAAGGCTCCGTTAGTTTACGTCATTCCCAGCCAGGAGTGGCCAGGAATGGTCCAGCGTTGTACAAAGTACTAAAGAAATGGCATGCCAGGATTGAATCCAGGCCGGGTTGGTCCACAACCGAACGGAGCTAAAGACTAAAGACTAATTCAAATGCGCGCAAGTGTGGTCCCGCAATAAAATATGAGTAACAAGCTAGATCTTGATACCATTTTCAGCAGCATCTTTCTGAATTTCATcctcccaccgtttccatcggTGTATCTGAATAATCAAATACAGTAAGAAATAGACAGCAAAAGTTCTATGAAAGAGTTCTGCTGCTAAACTGCAAATACCAAGAACTGCATACCTGTACACTTCCTAAAAGCATAGTTGTGCAGCTGAAAAGAACATGTGTGATTGCCATAACAAATATGAAAATGTGCAGCTGATGTGTGGCTTCAAGGGACAGAAGTGGAACTTTCCCCTGTAAAAAACAAACAGTACAACTTAAGATATATACCATTATAAAACTAAAACGTAACTAAAAAGAAACACCTCGATTGACGAATCCTTTTAGCATCATTTACTAGTTAAttaagagagagaaaagaaggTATCAGTTATCCTCTACCTAAAAAAAATGTAGCTACAACGCCTAAAACTAATTAAGTTGTAGGAATGTCGTTTTCACTAAAAAGGGTTAACAACATAAGCAAAGAACATCATGGTAAAACACTTGAATGTTTTAATCAACCATGTGCCCATCTGATCTTAGAAAGTACGTACAGTTATCCTCTGGAAAAATAGTACTGTAATCATCAGTTCTAATTGTCTAAATAAATTCCCAATCTAACAGAAACTGACAGACTAGATAAAGACATCATGCCAACTCTCCTTTCTTTATGTCCCTGTCTCCCCACCTGAATTGATTATAGTATTCCAACCTAGAAGTTAGCCCAAAGCCCCAAATATAGAAAATTTAGAAATTGACAGCATGCAGAACATGGCATCATCACATTCTcagactgaaaaaaaaaacattcatCGTGTTTAGCTGGTCTAGCCAAGCATTCCAGCTATGGGAGCTAGTCCAACAAATTAGTTGGTGGAGGACGCAAGTCAAAATCATATCTTACCAACATTCATCTAACTGACCACCATAGCTCAAACAGAAAAAAATTGTAATAATGGACAATAAGATTTTTATTCCAAAATTCTAATTCCAGAGTCTGATCACCTTATTATGGCAGTGCTCAGACAAAACGTTTGCACTCAGCAGCCGCCTACCGATCCTGCCAAGGGTAGTCCCAACAGCAACGAAATGCTTCTTGGTGGCATGTCGCCTACCGGCGTGCACATCTGGCTTCTTGCATGGCAGCATGTCGAATGTCCATCCTTCAGGGATGCATGTCTTCTGGATGCTCCCCTGGAACACCGTCAACAGCAGGGAGATGAACCCCAGAAGCATCAACTCTGCATAACATCACACAAAGGTTTGTGCCGTAAACATCATATCTTTATCTTATCCCCTAGCCGTATAGTACTTCTGTAACATCGACGGGTGAGAGGCCGTTTGGATGGTTGCCGTTCAATTGCGTCTTGCGACGGAACGATCCGTTCTGGCACTCACAGTTGTATACACAAAATTCCTGCCTTCTCTTCTTAATCAAATATGGGCCTTGATCCGCTATAGCGAAAAAAATCTTTATCTTACCcggaatcatagaaaaggaaagGAAGACTTCCAAGAGCCTTTCTATATTCTTCGTTTTTGCTAAGAATTAAGATTCTGATGAAAAAAGTACGCTCCAACATCTTTTTATTTAGATCTCTAAATATTGTCATTTTCTGTTCTAGGATTTTGATCTCGTTAGTCAAATATAGAGAGCAAGTTTGGCTCTCTTGAGTGGCATAAGATATAGAAAAGCTATTAGAGGATGAAATAATATAGAAAACAAGTTTTAATCAAATAGCTATCCAAAGGATGATTTAGAGAGTGGATTTAAGAAaacactcttggagatgctctaagatttCGCACCGGGGTCATTGCATTGCTGTTATATAAATCACAAAAGTTTTTTCATAGATGCATTTTTAAATAGCGCAATCCACCTCGGTCAGCTTCTCCAAAGGAACATCAGTCCCCGATATTCTTAGTAGTCAAACCATAATGCTAATAATGTGGAAGATATTCTTAGTAATCAAACCATAATGGGGAAGACTGTTTGTATGTGAGTTTCATCCCTATAAAACTTATTTTAtcctgcaaaacttttatcttcTCTTTTCATCTATATATACCATGTCATATCAATTATCTCAGAAGCGAAAAACAAGGAGGAGGAGAAATATAATTGAGGCACCTTCTTTGACCTTGAGCAGCGCCTCATAGAGCGGGCGCCTCTGGTTCTTCTTCTGGAGCTTCTGCAGGACATGACAGACCGGTCAGACACCCAGATTAGCCGCGCCATGGCCGTCAGCAGGAGATCGATCGAGTATATATGAAATAAACCCTATCGAAGAGAACCGTCGAGCAAATCCTCCATGGAAGCAGAGCATGCATTGCATACACACCTTGCCGAGGTAGTGGAGGCCTCGCTCGGCCAGGAGCGAGAGGAGCACAATGAGCGAGCAGACCCCCGCGACGATCCACGTCGGTGTGAACTCCAGCGCCGTCGCCTCCGTCTCCTCGTCGTGCGCCATTCAGCCCACTACTCCTGCTGCTGTCCTGCCGAAAGCTAGCGTCGAAATAGAGGAGGAAACGTGAAGCGTCTCGCCTCTCCCGGAAGGAAACGCGCGGCAGATCGACTCGCTTCGGCTAGTTGGCCGGTGCTGCAGCTGCATGCTGTacctgtatatatatatatcccaaGTATCCAACGGCTGCTATTCAGCAGCTTGAATAGCTGTTACTACACAATCGAGGTTCGAGCTGATGATTGCAGCTTGGATGTGTCCCAAGTTTCCATTTCCACCTTCATATTCGAGGCTCGAGCTCATCGCAGCGTCCGGGCAGCTTGAGGAGCGAGCCGATCTTCTAGAGATATATATAGAGTATATCCAGACGACCCGGCAGCATAGATGAATGGGAGCACGCAAGGACTGTTAAGGGAGTGTTTGGTTGGAAGGACGGTTTAATAGataatataatatatttataactatagcaattagtgtctaatcataaactaattaaacttaaaaatcgtcttacaaattattctctaattagattttttatttcataaatatacTTTATACATTTGTCTAAACATGCTATTGCTGGCTTGTTGTATACCTAGACCTAGACCTAGGCACCGCCACAGTTTTTTTTTGCAGTTTTGCACTTGTGGGAAcagcacttttttcttttttggaaaAATTGGGAACAACAGTTATCAATCCCGTTGTAGAATGACACATCTGTTTGGGAACCTAGGACAATAATATCTAAGAGAAACGAATAGATATATCTAGTAGCCTGAATGCCTTGCACGCAACATACACACATCCGGCCAATGTACGATGCCAATATGAATATGCCGGGTGTGATGAGGTAAGCGGTGGCGCCACAGTTTGTCTTACGATCGTCAGTTCGTCACTGGGACGGTGAGAGCAACGGGCAGCCAAAGGGTTTGGAAAAGACTGCATCCAGATCACTCACCATCATCGGAGCATCAGCTGGCAGACTGGAGCTAGCAGTGGCGGAACCTTTGATTAAGCAGGGTTGAAATAAATATGATCATATTTTTTAGaatgataatatatatatatataattatgtgTTTGAAGAACTTTTAAAAATATATTACACTATTTCTTACTAAAATAACATATTTTAACAAAAAATAGGTAAAACTGATATTACTTGTGCtataaatatcaatatttatatagGTATTTATATGAAATCACTGTGcttgggtgggggggggggacaCCCCCTGTTCCGGCAGTGGACTGGAGTCAGCTTTCTCCAAGCAAACGAAAAGGTTTTGTTCCTCTGTTCGCCCTTGACAATTGTGGAAAAAACTTTGGGTCATGGTCTCTTtgaaatttcaccacaattaaACTATAGAACCTGCAATTATGAATTGTTCcatttaattacagaaaaaatagatctaaagttatagcaaaaactttatactaaagcataccatattatatgttaattgtatagatctactcatgttgagtccaaaaaaaataaaatttctattatataattttttttgtgatttactatgatttttttaaagattcagccaaaataaataataaaatagataaaagataaaaccACTTTCAAAACTACTTATAATAAGACGAGGTACGTGTTGACGGTCAATAACTATGAAATCCGATTGCCAATTACTACCAAAGATAGAGAAATTCAGCAAGCCAACCTCACTTATGCCTTTATTTCTAACTTAGTTCCACATATATTTGGAGAATTGTATTTTTACAGGTCATGAACATGAATACATGAGGAGTATTCATCAAAAGGTGCTTTTCAACTCACAAACGTGCAAAGAACAAGAATACATCATCCTAACATGTATCAACAAGGTGCAACGTCCGAAGACTAGACCAGGAGCCACCACGCAAAAGGCGGTGGCCGAGAGGTGGTGGCCAGGGTTCGGCCGACCCCCTCATAGATCCTCTCGCCACCGACCTTCATGAGTGGTCGTATGTCGATGTATGAAGGCAGTTCCCTACATGTTCCCGCGCAAACCCTGGACAACACCGCCTTACCTCCTGTTTAAATAGGGGCTCCACCCCCTCTCATTTTATCATCAAGAAGGAGGTTCATTAGTATTAGTAGTTCTAGATTAGCTCCCTTCCATTAGAATAAGAgtggtgtgtgagagagagaagagcaAGAGAAGAAGCCAAAGCCCTGAGCGACTCTTCGAGTGTAGCTTTTACACTTAAAAGAGGACCTAGAGCTAGCGACTCCTCTGCTTGTACCTCTATAAGAATCTTACGCTTTGGAGTAAGGATCTTATGTTATCCTTTGGTTATTTAAGTTAAAGAAGTTACCTTTGTGATATTATAGGAGTAAGGATCTTATGTTATCCTTTGGTTATTTAAGTTAAAGAAGTTACCTTTGTGCTATTATAGCTTGTGTGATCGACGTTCGTTCCAGTAGCGAATGCTCTAGTAGAAGGGCCCTGATAAAGACGGATGACCCTTGCATGCACACTAGAGTAATAGCGAacagcgtagacgtggtgtttaggttgGACATTATCTTCGGTTTGCCTCTCTCCGGTTGAGGGGATAGCGGCAGGTGGTGACCACCCTGACCGTTCTTAGCATTCCCCCGTTTGACTTGAGGTAGAGCTTTGACCGGCATTGCTTGGTAGACCAACCATACTTTGGAGCAAGTTGCGGTAAAACAAAGTTATCTTCATTTAAAATACTTAATCGTAGAAAAACCTCATCACCATCATTTAAAAGACTAATTAAAGAGTCTAGTTCAACTGTCCTGAAAAATACGATACCCTGAATACTTTCGGtttcgggtgaagtgctacaacgatGTATTCGTGCGCTTACAAATTCTTCTGTATGCGTTAAGAAACACTAATAGTAAGTTAAATGGTCTTAAAAATTGAGGGGGGTGTTTTGAGTTTAGAGAAAAAAGACTTTCGCAAATATTGATGAATGTAATGTGGACTTTTTCCTAGTATAAGTATAGGACTCTGGTTCCTACTGGACTAATAACAGACAAGGCTAACGGGCCTAAACTCACCCACTCCTATTAGGAGGCCAGGGTCCAGGTCATGACATGCACAGACCACAAAAATGGCTTCAAGATACTACGAGTCTACGACAAACACTTCGCGGCTGCTGCAACAACTatctacaaaaaaaaaaatgatggCATATGAACATGTTACATCATTACAACACGGGAACCCTACTGTCCCATCACTGATCACCCTGTGTTTCCAACGACCTCAACATCCTCCCCCTCAGCCTTGGCCATTTCAATCTTAACAGAAGGTCCTGCCGAATCGGCATTGATCGTCGATTCGTTCTTGCTAGCAGCTGCAGCTCCCTTCAGTCCCTTCCTCATCTTGACCTTCTGAGCCCAGCCCAGGACGCCCTGCTGCACATGCTCGTTGAAGATCTCCTTCTTGTAGCAGCTGCCCATCTTTATGCACAAGGGAGCAAACGTTTAATCATCAGAATAGGAGTTTTTTTTAGGATAACAGTCTGTGTAAACAAACCATATGTGAACGCTGACGCACCTGGGTTACAATTGCATACAGAGGCAGGGTGCTGTAGCTACACAGAAGCTGAATAACAACCCTGCAAGTACAAAGCGTGGATACAAGTGTCAAGAGAAATACTGAGGCTTGCCTTTTCCTCATGGCATAAATGGACAATAAACTGGAGGCATTTGAtttgaaatgatcaaaataccCGATGACAAGCCTCGGCACAATAAAACGAACTTGTCCCATGATGCATGAGTCGAATCCATAAGTGCTCTAGAAAAGATAAGGAGGGTCAACAATGTTGTTTGTGCTTAATTATCACATCTCACTGCAATTTACGAATGATGCATCAAACTGCTTACCAGTATCCAGAAGAAAAATGCAATCTCAAATGCATTCTGAAAGAGGATGAAGTGGATCAGGTAAAGGATAATCCTAGGCTTGCCGAACCAGAAGTGTTCATCTGATGGTTTTACGATCACATCACCCTCGATCGCTGTGTGCTTCTCAGCTACATCATGGGCTAACTGAGCTATGACATGCTCCAGCTTGGTGCCAATAGCTAACAGAAGCTGCAAGAAATAAAGAGCTGTCCAGTAAGCACCTAATACTGAATAGGTATCAAGTGGTCAAGGATCATCAACACTTATTGTTCAGATATGTGCAAAGCCCAGCCTATAATTAAAGCAAATGATGGCAACGTATCATATGCAACCCAGCTTCGtgtgcaacctatgcaaccacCAATTAAGGCCACAGGATTTAGATCCAATGTCTGAGGTTTTTTTCACTTAAACCCCTCCACCTGTGGGTTTAAATCTAACCCGTGTGTATCCAGATGGGAGGGTTTAAGTGAAAACAACCTCAGATGTTGGATCTAGATCCTGTGGCTTTAATTGgtggttgcataggttgcacaCGAAGCTGGGTTGCACATGATACGTTCCCTCAAATGATTCATTTCATCATGATTTTGAGAAAATCAGTACACGGTAAAAGGTAAAATCAGTGCATGGTACAAAGGGTAAAATCAGTACACGGTAAAAGGGTACCAGGTTTAGTTCCCCTGTAAAGGCAAAGCTAAAATGGTCACAAGTGAACATCAAGTAAGCAAGTATTGACACATGTCTCCAATGCAAGAGTTGGTGGGTCCTTTTTAGCGATCTTCAAAATCTAGACATTAGAGAAAACTAGATTGGCACTTTAAAACAACAAAATATAAGCACTTACAAAAAGGGGAAGGAAAGCAATCCAAAAGTATGTGTGCCAGCCTGCAGATTAATGGAACAAGTGGTAAGTTGTTCTAAGAAGCTTAAATACATACTGAAATATTACAATTGTACCTAGCTGTCTGTTGATAAAGACGAATTAACTCGTCGTGCACAAATACAGCGCAGGAAAATAGAAATAATAATGAAGGTCTTTTCTGTTAACAAAGGATAGCTAAGTTTTACCGTTAACATTCAGCAACAGAAATATCACCACAAAGACCCACAAGTACCAGCTACAAGGGAATAGAAACAACATGGTTAAGTTTATTCAGGAAAGAAGATTTGCATCAAACTTAATAAAAGAATATATAAACATGTGCACCATTCTATGGATTACCTTATGCCTACTACTTTCTTAAAATCAGCCTCTAATACCCTTACCATGTATCTATGGAAATCAAAATTTGGATTTCCAGGGCAGTGAGTCTGCAACGAAGGAAAAAAAACCTTGTTTACAGGCCAGGAAAACTCAACATTAGCTTATCATTTGGGCCGATCCTTACCATGATAAAACCAAGACGCATTGTGGTGTAATCTGATTTAGATACTGATCTATAAAACTGCTTGCCAAAAGAATgctgaaaaagaaagaaaagtgaATACGGTCTTCTGTAAAAAGTTCACCAATGGTAACAGAAAGCAATTACCACAAGATAAAAAAAATGTGTATGCAAACTTGACTAATAAACGAAGTTCTGCCACATACAAAAAGATAGAAGATAAAAGAATACATGTAACACATTACTTACCAGCCAACTCAATATTTTAGAATCTTTGCCAATACCCTTAAAACGTTTCTTGATAAATTCATGATGACGTACATGGGTTACCTTCTTAGGCCCTGAAATTTCAGTCCATTTTatattctaaaaaaaataagtgTTTCTTCTTTTTATGAGCAAAAATAAACATATCataaagaaaaatataaacatatcaTAAAGAACACCCTTTATATGATCCTTATTATAGAAGTACCAAAAAGTACCACTAATTATAATTAGGGAGGCACCGACACCAAAATTTAGTCACTAGCACCAGAAATCGGTACCACATATACTAATTTTTGGTACCTCCCATGTTATAGTTGGGTACATTTTCAAGGAGCATAAAAGATCTCAAAACAAAGAAGCTCCTTAAATTAATTTGCAGTCACACAAGAAGACTAAAGAGTAAAGACTACTTCAAATGCAAGTGTGGAACTGCAATAAAATATGAGTAACAAACTAGATCCTGATACCATTTCCAGGAGCATCTTTTTGAATTCCATTCTCCCACTGTTTCCATTGGTGTATCTGAGTAATTAAATACAGTTACAAACAGACAGCAAAAGTAGTTGCTGCTAAACTGCAAGGCATGCCAAAAGCTGCGTACCTGTGCACCTCCTAAAAGCATAGTTGTGACGCTGAAAATAACATGTGTGATTGCCAGAACAAATATGAAAATGTGCAGCTGATGTATGGCTTCAAGGGACAGAAGTGGAACTCTTCCCTGTAAAAAACAAACAGTAGCTTAGATACACCATTAAAATTAAAACATTAGTAAGAAGAAACACCTCGATTGATGAATCCTTCTAGCACCATTTCTAgttaagagagagagagagagagaaaataaaGGTATGAAGTTATCATCTATGCTAAAAAGGAAAGGTAGCAAAATCTAAGTTGTAGGAAGGTTGCTTTCAATCTAGGACTACTCTAAAAAGGAGAAACATATTAGGCAAGCACGTGATGATAAAACACTGGAATGTTTTAACCGATCATGTGCTCTAAAAAACATAGTACTGCAATCATCAGTTTGAATTGTCTAAATAAATTCCTCATCTAACAGAAATTAACAGATTTATACTAGAGAAAGGCATCATGCCAACCCTTCTTTTCTGTCAATGGTTCCAACTGCCAACTACTACCAAGTCTCATGTACCAGTCTCTCCACCTGAATTACAGTATTCCAACTTGGAAGCCAGCCCAAAGCGACAAACATAGAAAATTAGAAATTGACAGCAGAACATGGCTTCATTACGTTCTAAATAAAACTGAAAAAACATTAATCATGTTTAGTTGGTCTATCCAACATGATTCCAGCTATGAGGTCCAACAAATTATTTGGTGGATGCAAGTCAACGTCATATCTTACTAACTTTCATCTAACCAACTGTCACGGgtcagataaaaacaaaaataattgtAATGGACACCAAAATTCCAATTTCCAAGAGTCTGATCACCTTCTTATGGCAGTGCTCAGCCTCAGCAGCGCCTTCACTCAGCAGGCGCCTACCGATCCTGCCAAGGGTCCCGACAGCAACGAAATGCTCCGTGGTGGCGGCCTCATTGGCCTTCTCATCTGCCTTCTCGCATGGCAGCATGTGGAATGTCCAGTGTTCAGGGATGCATGTCCTCTGGATCATCCCCTGGAACACCGTCAGCAGCAGGGAGATGAACCCCAGAAGCATCAACTCTGCATCACACAAAGACAGAGACAAAAAGTTCAAGTTTGTGCGGTGCCGGTGAACATCTTTATCTTATCAAGAATCATAGACGAAAGGAAAGGGAGACGAAGATTTTTGCACCACGcccatttgtttggtcaccgcaGAGCTTGAGAAAGTTACATCCTTTTGCCGTTAAATCACAAAAGTTTTTTTGCCGAGATGCATTCTTAGTGTGTAATAGAGAACCAACCATCGCAATCAAACATTCTTTGAACCAGTCACCCGGTTTCAAGGAAACCCAtgaaagaaaaataacaaaattTTATaccaaaagtttttttttaataaaaaataaagattTCTTTGTCATCCTCTTCTCCAGAGGAGAACCAATCATCTGTGTTTGTTATCGGAAAAAAAATCACCAGTGTTCTTAGTAATAATCAAACCATTTGTGCATGCAATCCTCCTGC
It encodes:
- the LOC8085146 gene encoding MLO-like protein 1 encodes the protein MAHDEETEATALEFTPTWIVAGVCSLIVLLSLLAERGLHYLGKKLQKKNQRRPLYEALLKVKEELMLLGFISLLLTVFQGSIQKTCIPEGWTFDMLPCKKPDVHAGRRHATKKHFVAVGTTLGRIGRRLLSANVLSEHCHNKGKVPLLSLEATHQLHIFIFVMAITHVLFSCTTMLLGSVQIHRWKRWEDEIQKDAAENGHKKVTHDEFGKDSIISSWLHSFLKQFYRAVSKSDYNTMRHGFIMTHCPSNPKFDFYGYMVRALEADFRKVVGISWYLWIFVVIFLFLNVDGWHVYFWISFLPLILLLAVGTKLEHIIAELVHDVAKKHTAIEDDVIVKPSDEHFWFGKPRIILYLIHFILFQNSFEIAFFFWILTTYGFDSCIMESVGFIATRLVMGVVIQLICSYVTLPLYAIVTQMGSCYKKEIFNDHVQKGVLVWAEKVKTSRRGSEKGLKGFGAASKKESTTTDNAASAEPSVKIEMAKGGEDAAEGVGVWAEKLRTSRRGMNKGVGAASKKESTSNAASGEPSSVKVEMAKAGEDAEVVENIE
- the LOC8054974 gene encoding MLO-like protein 1 isoform X2 is translated as MAADGEAAALEFTPTWIVAAVCSLIVLLSLVAERCLHYLGKTLKKKNQKPLFEALLKVKEELMLLGFISLLLTVFQGMIQRTCIPEHWTFHMLPCEKADEKANEAATTEHFVAVGTLGRIGRRLLSEGAAEAEHCHKKGRVPLLSLEAIHQLHIFIFVLAITHVIFSVTTMLLGGAQIHQWKQWENGIQKDAPGNGPKKVTHVRHHEFIKKRFKGIGKDSKILSWLHSFGKQFYRSVSKSDYTTMRLGFIMTHCPGNPNFDFHRYMVRVLEADFKKVVGISWYLWVFVVIFLLLNVNGWHTYFWIAFLPLFLLLAIGTKLEHVIAQLAHDVAEKHTAIEGDVIVKPSDEHFWFGKPRIILYLIHFILFQNAFEIAFFFWILSTYGFDSCIMGQVRFIVPRLVIGVVIQLLCSYSTLPLYAIVTQMGSCYKKEIFNEHVQQGVLGWAQKVKMRKGLKGAAAASKNESTINADSAGPSVKIEMAKAEGEDVEVVGNTG
- the LOC8054974 gene encoding MLO-like protein 1 isoform X1, with the translated sequence MAADGEAAALEFTPTWIVAAVCSLIVLLSLVAERCLHYLGKTLKKKNQKPLFEALLKVKEELMLLGFISLLLTVFQGMIQRTCIPEHWTFHMLPCEKADEKANEAATTEHFVAVGTLGRIGRRLLSEGAAEAEHCHKKGRVPLLSLEAIHQLHIFIFVLAITHVIFSVTTMLLGGAQIHQWKQWENGIQKDAPGNGPKKVTHVRHHEFIKKRFKGIGKDSKILSWLHSFGKQFYRSVSKSDYTTMRLGFIMTHCPGNPNFDFHRYMVRVLEADFKKVVGISWYLWVFVVIFLLLNVNGWHTYFWIAFLPLFLLLAIGTKLEHVIAQLAHDVAEKHTAIEGDVIVKPSDEHFWFGKPRIILYLIHFILFQNAFEIAFFFWILSTYGFDSCIMGQVRFIVPRLVIGYFDHFKSNASSLLSIYAMRKRQASVFLLTLVSTLCTCRVVIQLLCSYSTLPLYAIVTQMGSCYKKEIFNEHVQQGVLGWAQKVKMRKGLKGAAAASKNESTINADSAGPSVKIEMAKAEGEDVEVVGNTG